In Engraulis encrasicolus isolate BLACKSEA-1 chromosome 24, IST_EnEncr_1.0, whole genome shotgun sequence, a single genomic region encodes these proteins:
- the gfral gene encoding GDNF family receptor alpha-like, with protein MGWPDKALPGYVHGMNHSCSSLLTACLGLEACNSWLVPVIQACSATASPACDQRSLSSQRSQCGLRVQQFYEGLPQTTAEMLAFCSCPEEDQACEMARESLKGGGGGGGTSCEADQDWTCLEMLDTCRESRMCRERFDRLLWKCLGIGPASYHGETHFDWVHLSDLDLILSEDRECRMAMVSTMGTTLQHSCTCDGLYSYQHHKCRMLHRLLHDHSMFMTNVAVSGAAVQSADTDQWIHREWWLNDDFLYIGVYVVLVVALLGVVLIVLHKLGMRKRVADQVRYDTPLQKNSGTPFG; from the exons ATGGGCTGGCCAGATAAAGCCCTCCCAGGCTATG TGCATGGCATGAACCATTCTTGCAGCAGCCTCCTGACCGCCTGTCTCGGGCTGGAAGCCTGCAATAGCTGGCTGGTGCCAGTCATCCAGGCCTGCTCAGCGACAGCGAGCCCAGCGTGCGACCAGCGgtcactgtcaagtcaa CGGTCACAGTGCGGGCTGCGCGTCCAGCAGTTCTACGAGGGCTTGCCACAGACCACGGCAGAGATGCTGGCCTTCTGCTCATGCCCTGAGGAGGACCAGGCCTGCGAGATGGCCAGGGAGAGCctgaagggtggtggtggtggtgggggcacgTCGTGTGAGGCTGATCAAGACTGGACTTGTCTGGAAATGCTAGACACCTGTCGGGAGAGCAGGATGTGCAG GGAAAGGTTTGACAGGTTGTTGTGGAAATGCTTGGGGATTGGACCTGCTTCCTATCACGGTGAAACACACTTTGACTGGGTTCACCTCTCTgacctggacctcatcctaagtgAGGACAGGGAGTGCAGAATGGCCATGGTGTCCACCATGGGGACCACGCTCCAGCACTCGTGCACCTGTGATGGACTCTACAGCTACCAACACCACAAATGCAGAATGCTCCACAGGCTTCTGCACGACCACTCCATGTTTA TGACAAATGTAGCTGTGAGTGGAGCTGCTGTTCAATCAGCTGACACAGATCAATGGATACATAGGGAGTGGTGGTTAAATG ATGACTTTCTGTATATAGGCGTGTATGTCGTATTGGTGGTGGCATTGCTCGGCGTGGTCCTCATCGTTTTACACAAGTTGGG GATGCGAAAACGAGTTGCAGACCAAGTCAGATATGACACTCCTTTGCAAAAGAACAGTGGCACTCCTTTCGGGTGA